The following DNA comes from Astatotilapia calliptera chromosome 6, fAstCal1.2, whole genome shotgun sequence.
tacttggttctaattgaacagaaatttctatgaacttgtaagaactgtgtaggacatgaatcagtctgtgtcagatcctgaatttgaaatttccactgaagtctcgggtaagagacaagtggaaccaagatctaggccatttgctttttgaagtttgcaaagactgctaaattttgccagtggtagttcactctttgcaacatagtacgctgttctaaacagatttttcaggtttatttttagtatgtgatttgcaattggtgtttgttctgggaaagatattgcagactgagcaataatgcatttcttgcatttctcatgggttctaatgggggcctttcttaaaatgactggtcccagtaacaaaggcgcttgtcgactcagaaatcgagagaaaaccaaaaacacacccggcagaacattatgttaagTTAAGTgttaagtggtccgcatgtgcgcattcgctgtcaaaataaaagacgcgcaccagataagaagttgcaacgcgtgtttgcgtccatataaaaggcactgtttttgtccgctagagtgggattttcacggcacattccgcaccacatctctgtgcgttcatcatttgtttgaagccagctcacctcctgcaaccacttttccgagaatacgtgcttcttttgtggttcggactccttctgacatttctttggaggtggaggaacaccaaagtaattgcttaaaggagcttcttcgacatctttaagagttttaaacaaatgtctgtcctcctccagaaaatcttatgtatgcaaacacgcgttgcaacttcatatcttgtgcgcgttttttttgggtttttttgacagcgaatgcgcacctgcggaccacttatgtgcagccctggttgcagccacagaaattcttttgtccatgaaaccataaagctgcactttctttttgccttatagtctgatttgtcataacttttccgttttgtggtaagcttttctttggctgtcacttcttcaccctgacctgtcttatttggctcagcagaactaaaatatatatcctgctgcttttacacacgcactcacataacggtcagcgattctctgcgcgatcaacctctcatatgtttaagcttgctgcgggagatttcacttgtcatgtttgcatagtaagctaacgattgataagacgatgtcagaggaattggtgcgcaaattatcatcactcaccaatcagtgctgtcgctctctatacacagtgcGCGATTGCAAagaacaagcgcaaattcaaacgcgatttcaatatgtcacatattgacagtggctcaccgatgccaatgacataattacccagctacatttccgaaagaatgcaaaagcattgacatatatttttccttcctacaatagcccgacgggcagggcagagatagatctTTGGTAGCCCGAcatcccggggctagcgattttgccagccctgtatctgattgaggaatcactcatctttggaaaagagagtttattacagagaaatggctctttccaaaatctATACTATACGctaaagctatactatacgcttcttctgggctatattctcagcagcatattgtagcggtcagggctgttcggggttctgtttgtacagttatgttttgtttatgttgccatagtgacgggtgacgccctctcgctgcgacggtgtgtccttccggggtcagagggcgccctgtgtgttgttgttgttgttgctgtgcggttgccgcgctgagcagttagctagcggcagtgttcttctgcagatgttaataaacggctgtgctccctggctagctcacgggaagcaagaccaaacgacacctccgtctcctccttgtctgagcttgccacattggtgtcagaagtgggatgatggtggcaccccatgttctgacccgagtgacttttcccccgccggtcgtgaccggccggtgcgccaaaagaaggcacctggacatttgcaggactttgtgtggggtaatggggtcgtcggggacgactgaccccttaggtggggactatgtagcgggtcagggctgttcggggttctgtttgtacagttatgttttgtttatgttgccatagtgacgggtgacgccctctcgctgcgacggtgtgtccttccggggtcagagggcgctctgtgtgttgttgttgctgtgcggttgctgcgctgagcagttagctagcggcagtgttcttctgcagatgtcaataaacggctgtgctccctggctagctcacgggaagcaagaccaaacgacacctccgtctcctccttgtctgagctcgccacaatattaaacatatcaggtccccataaggagaatcatgtgctaacggctgtctaaatgactcgggtaaagtttgtagcatgcatgcttgttgtttttgtctgcttccacttgtctttgcactaggatgatgtcggcgtaaatttgcagtcatattcgttgtgttcccactagtgctgccagtgttaatctcgttgaaatgacgttaacgccacaacacggcaaatctccgttaacgagctacccctgcttggggctagacggccaacagttaacgagctaactgcgctaacacactagttcccacccatgtaattgagcattgcgtggcacatccaacatactgttttactttagtccatgacgcgcttaccttcagggtcatacgtcacatgaaaaccaaaataattccaaacgccagatctgaatgagggtgggggaggttcaatttgccatgttgcaaggagagcttaacttctgtctcgctagcttgccctgcgctcttccttctgacgatgctgtctgtgttgaacgctcagtggatctgcgctcgacagtgcagcctaggcggagtagtcgaacgcagattcactgagcgctcaacacagacagcatcgtcagaaggaaagttgataaaataaattacaaattttgtattgttcgatacatatgcgtaccgaaccgaaagcactatatcgaacggttcaatatcgatacgagtatcgttgcacccctagaaTTTAGGTATTCTAACCATTACCAAACATGAAGGACGCTGAGTTTCTGCTACACTGAACCACCAACTCTTGAGGAATGAAAATAAGGAAAACTCATTTGTGTTTCACACAGTGGGATTCTCCTCTCTGAGGATTTCAGCCAGTTTCATCACTACTTATTAACTTTTTCAGTCCCCTTTGCTCCCTCTCACTCTCTGCAGCATGCACGCTGtataatgaacacacacacactcctacaCAACCTGTCAGAAATCACAAGACATGCTGTTTCCTCTCCTGTTCTGATGATAATTTGCCTGTTACAAGGGGGAAGCGCTTTTCACAACCCATCAAAAAATTAATTACACACAATGTGGGAAAGTCTCTTCTGAGAGCATTTGAGGTTTCAGACAAAAGtatgaaaatcaaaaacaacGCCAGCTCGAGACAGGTGTGCGACAGACACCcacactgattttgttttcctATATATGGGCGATTGAGTGGCTCAGCGGGTGGAACTGTCACCTCACAGTGAGAAGAACCTGGCTTTGGTTCACACATACTTCTGCCTGTTTCTAAGTCTTCTCACCATGGTTCCTCACCCTGTGGTTTTCAGGCCAAAGGCATCTAAAATCATTTGGACCCTAAACTGCCCATATGGAAGAGACACAGGAAGCATGCTGCAAGTGCAGAAAAGCACCGCACTGTAGAACAGAACGAAGCgaaaaagaaatcacattttaaaacaaatgaaaggaaaaaagtttTGTCCCTAAAGCCCTGTGATACATCGATAAGGGTTTGCAATGCTAGAGCGCCTCAGCTTGAATCACAGAACAGAATATTTTATAGAGAAATTCATTCTTCCTACTTTTCTGCTCCtctggcagatttttttctcccctccacAGTTTTTTCAGCTTCCTAATGATCCTTTAAAGCATCGACTGTACTGTAAATCACAATTACAAAAGCAGCCACCCAAGTTAGTCATTAGTTCCAAAGCAAGTAGTGGTGTCTATGTGAAAAGGCCAGATAATTGCTGCTTGAAGCGCTGCTGCATCAGTTGCAAACACTGCAGGGTTATGTAATACTGTGAAGCAGAGGGCAAACAGAGGAAAAGTGCTTTAGGAAAATAGACCATAGACTTATTAAAATAGACTTAAGTTGAGATCTCTGGTgctattaatttaaaaagaaaacccactAAAAAAGTCACCAAATTACTGTTTAAGGGTATATTTTAGCAGGTGTTGGTGTTCCACTTTCAACTAACTTCCACTGCAAGTTTCTGTTTTAATCCAAGCTCTTAAATATTTTTCCTCTTGATTTTACTAGCAACAGAATTTCTgacattaaagagaaaaaatactAGATAGATAATTGGAGTATTCGGTCTACATAGAATTATTGATAGGTGGATGTAAATACAATAGTTTAACTTTTTTCTGCAGATGTTGCATATATATCACAGCATTAACAGctgtggtttatttttattttaattaaagaacataaaatagAACATTAtagattttattaataaaaccaGTGTTTTTGAACCTTTGAGGGATGTGATTCAGGCTTATTTGCTGCACTAAGGTGGttgatttgtctgttttttaagttacagaCAGATTTGATTCACCTTTACTTGACGTTGATCCAGGAAGTTTTCTGAGGATTCTTTTACCGttgaaagataaataaaaatacaaatgaagctgaaattaaaaaaaaaaaaaactacatgatGAAATTGTTTATATGTTTTCTAGACATGATGACATTAAAATGTCTCTttgaaagcaggaaaaaatcTGGCGAGTGAtatttttgtgttgtattttaGTAACTCAGGGTCTTATTCTGCAAAATGATTGACTATACTtctttaaatgtaataataaataataatgtttcAGTACTTTCACACAAATAGGGGTTTGAACACAGAAGGTTTTCTTTTATTAGACAGGGAATTATGTATTTTCTACTAATTTCACTGAGGTACCTCAACTCTAGTAGAGCTAAATATTTTTGACAACAGGTCCCAGATTTTCAGGAATATCACTTATAGTCATCTTGCTCTCTTTCCTATTCCCATAACTTCCAAACTCTACTTGGGAGCACGTTCTTGCCTATTTACACAGGAGAGTTACATAAGATCTCTTTTAATAGCATAAGAATAGAAATACGCCATAGTGGGTTTATTTAGTGAGTTATGGAGATTTGCATTAGTGGGGGCAAAGTATAGCATGATTAGCAAGAGTGATTAACTTAATGATTGGTAATTATtagtatttcatttgttttgtttctttatggaaacagcagagagaacagaatGAGGGAGTGAAACACTGTGACCCTCCCTGTACCTGCTTTTCTGCATTAAACAAGCCTCCAGGGACCAACAAGGGTCTGGGTGTGGCCCTCCCCTCACTGTCCACAGAGGGCGCCCTCTCGCTACCCCAGGAGTGTGAGCGCTGCATCATGACTTGACACTGAGCCATCACTCCTCCTTGTCCCTGACCATCACCTCCATCTCCACTGCTCTTATTGTCTTTGCTGAGCTCAGACTGGGCTCCGTGGGACCATGGCTTCTTTTGAGGTTGAGCTCGGAGCAGACTCCTGGGGGTATCATACCACAGTCTAAGCAGACTGGGAATCCGGTATTCTTCACTATGCCTTCGAGATGTACGAGATGCAGATCTGGAGGAGCAGGAACAGGAGGCTGTGTTCCCCTCTGGGATAAGCATGGGTtgaaaaggagaagaaggaggagttGGCGGTGGTGCAgaaggaggtgaggaaggaaaagaaggagCAGGAGGAAGGCTGGCCACCGAGCCAAATTCCTCCCCTACTCCCCCGCTGGCCATGTCCAGACTCCCCGTACATGAGGAATAGCTCCCTGAGTAAGAAGAGTGGCTGCCTGTTGCTATCCCAATCCCACTGTCTAATGAACTCTGCCGCCCGCTGTCATGGAGACCGCGAGGATGGATGTGGGTGGAGGAGGGATGGCTCCTGGAGCCTCCCACTACAGCAGAATAAAGCCGGTCATCTGAACTGGCCAGTGCTTTCAGCGTGGAAGAGCTTGAAGCTGTCTCACTGGAGAGGTGCAGTCTGCCTAATGGCTCCGCCCACACTGGAAGTCTGCTTCCATAGCTCGCATCTGATTGACTGGAGGAAGAGCTGGAAATACTGCTGTGGTCATCTCCAGCAACAGATGTACTGCAGCTGTAAGAGGAGGctgaagagggagagaaaggtaATTGACTGTAATGAGTAATAAGTGAGACACACACTGAAATAAATCAGTTTGTAAGCACCAAACGCCAAGTTAAACTGCAGATAGTGATGTTTAATCAATAATATATAAATCACACCTTTAACTTGGTGCTGTGGGCAAATTATTACAACTCTGTGAAGTCAGTGTTCAATCATCTGCTCATTAATTACAGTACAGGTCATtaacaggtgctgctaatcagtgcaggcaggaaaaggaaatatttatttcactaaCTCTCAGCAGACATGAATCATCTGCTCTGACTATACTGACATTCACATATGTACACACATAATTACGATGAAAATCCCGAAATAGCAGCATGAATATAGAGCAGGGATTAAACGACTGTGTGGTCAGGTCAGCGGTCCAAATATGCACGGAGCAACAACGTGAAAGAGATTCATAGTTCACAGAAACATCTGAAGGTCCTCAGATGATGCAATTTTTCCTTATGAAACATTATGAAAAGAGTTATGTGTTGGCTGTATAAGCTGAGGTGAACTTTACAAAATAACGTACCTGTGCTGCTTGCTAAGCTGCACTGAGACAACATGCTCAGTCTTTTCTCCAGCACTGATGCCTCGAGGTTGATTCGTTCCTCTGCTGAAGCTGGATCGGCACTGGGATCTGCTacgtaaataaataattgaatgaacagttatttgcaaatctcattAAGCCATACTTTACAACACAGAAATCTGAgacattttactatttaatgaaaaatgttagctcattgtttttgtttttgcttttaagttGATGACAGCAACAAATCTAAAAATCGGGATGGGAGCAGAAACAGGGCGGAAAGGTAGGACACACCTACAAACCTCAATCTACCGACACTGTAAAGAAGACATGGCCGAAATTCGTCCACAACAATGAGATGATTTAATAAGTTCATGAAAATTATACTTCAAGTTACTACTACGAAAGGTGGTTCTACTGAATGGTGGAGTGTGCTTTTAGTTTCACATGAAGTTACATTGCAGAATAAAACACCAGGCCATtgacatttgactttttttaagCACAATAATaaagtgtttcattgtgttaaGTATATTTCAGATGCTGCTGTGATCTTaatacaaaatgtataaaatcaaaactaaaGTTGTAAGACATCTGCTGCATTTATCAGACTGCTCTTTaaaatatgagtgtgtgtgcatgtgtgtgtgtgtccatctaATTCTTTCAACAGCTTGTAAATTTAACATCTCCCGAGGACGCTATAGGCGCCTCGACAATCTGTTACAACACTAATTTTGTGTAAAACCTTGCTAATTACACTCCTAATTCCTGCTATATATACATACTGTAGAGGTGAGTGAGTGTTAGAGGGGCAGCATGgctcctgtttgtgtgtgcgcaccAGTGTGTGTGCGCACCAGTGTCCGCACATTGCAGTGGGTCAGTGGGTGCTTGTATAGGTGTCAACAACCTAACACCTGGAACTCTACTCCCTGGACTccagcagctaatgctaatatgTAGATGCCAAGTTTCTTCACTACACTATGTGAGGTGTCAGCTAACATTTGCTAACGTAGCTACTTGACTAATTATAGCCAGTTCTCAGCACTGAATGTCACAGTGGGGTTACAGTGGGCCTCATAGCTGATGACGCAGGCTGGTTAATGCTGGAATAAACTTTGGTTTATTTTCAACCTGGAATTCATTTTTCCCCCATTCCTGTCAAACTGGTTGACCCAGATATTCAACGCATTCACACAGCTATTTGCCCTGATTTTGTTTGATCTAGTCCTAGTTTGTCTGTACACATGTTTTACTCCAATACCAGTATTTGCACTTGCAATGTTTATCTTTAAATATAGATTTATAGTAAgcgaaaaataaaatatgtagcGCATAAAGTTATGTAATGAATGTGGGCTTAAAGTGCAGAATTTGCAGCTTTAGCTGAACAGTACTGCATTTATCATTTTCATGAGtataaggagcttggaaaggaaaaagaaacttaGAGAAGTCCAGTCTCTTTCTTTCCAGGCTCTTTGTACTGCCGTGACcttgatgactgagaacctacacagacattttCATGAGTCATTCTTATACATAGTTTCCAACTTTTGTCACTGTTCAGAAATGTATAGACCTACCTAAACACTATATTTAAAGGTATCCTCTGGAGCTACTGAACAGTACTGGGGGGCTATGGAGCAATGTTTTTAATCACTggctcttctgttttgtttgtttgtcttatgCATGAGTTCAAGAATATTTATTATTCCTGGCTATGATTTCACATAATTCAGCTAATCTAAAGAGGGaatacacaaagaaatgaaacaacaaCAGGCAGAGAATATGAGGAAAAGCATAGATTCAGTATGCAAATGTTAACGCAGATAAAAACCTGTCCTAGTAAGCTGGCAAAGCCCTTGCTGTTAAAGAAGAACAAGTCTTAGGACTGATATTTGTCCTCAGTGGTATAAAACTTCAGTACAGCGCTGTGCTTACTGACATGTGAGATATAAATAATTCTTCAGAGACTTCCAGTATGATGGATGACTGGGGGGGAAATGGGTCCGGGTGAAAAAAGACATACTATTTTGAATGCAGAAAAAGTGTAGTAATGCTAGCTAATGTGCAATGCTGTGTCAATGTTCATTTCACTACAAACTGTAAAAATTATACGTTGATGCTAAGGTAATGTTTATTCAAACTCTCTATTCAGTTCCTGGAGCAAAAATTACTGTGGAATTAGAAATATATTACAGTAAAGCACAAGTCACACACAAAGGAATGACACCCTTAATCTACAGCATGAGTCTTGGGGGCATAAAGCATGTGGTGTTTCTGTTACTGTGGCGCCTGACACAAATGTTAAACATGTGCAGGAAACAGGCGGTAAATCTTTTCATGGAAGTCACAAACCGAGTCAAGTGTCCTTGACTTGTTTGGAAGTTGTTCTTCTAAACATGGAAATAATAGCTTCCTAGCTATCCCAGCTTATACTGGCATTGCTTTCGGGCTCATAtataaaattacacaaacagaCTGATTATTTCTGATCCTCTGAAAATGTGGGACTATTaaggactaaagtaaaacacatcacCACCACAACAGCTGTCCACAGTCTTATCACCAAGGCCTGTCCATCTTTTACCTACATTTTTTTACTTGCACACTTTTGTAAACATATTCCTGACAAATTTCACTTGTGTTCTGTTTGCAGTTTCTAAGTGTTTTTACCTGGCAGGTCAGGTTGCAGGCCATGTGGTGCCCTGCTGGGGTTGATGCCCCTGACGATGCAGTCGAATAGGAAACTGATCTGCTCTCCTTCTGAACAGGACAAGAAGAAAACACCAGCCCCTGGACAAGCGAAGAGGAGATAATGTGTATACCATAAAAAGcagtttaataaataatataacagACAGCAGAAGTGAGAAAACTGCTGTAGTAAATTGCTGAAATATTgagtgaaacatttttaaacaaggtCAAATAATATTCACTGTGGTTCAGAAGCCTGCTGTGAAGGCaaagctatttttttaaaggttacaTAAAATGTCTATCAATTCAAGCTCCCACTCTCCTATAAAACCCACACAGAGGTGGATGtcagtgaaaacaaaaggaagggaaaaaataagtaaaaaaaaaaaaaaataataatgtaacatCAAAACTTCACGCTACAAAcatttagggggggggggggaaacagcCATAAATCAAGGCATTACTCAGGGTTTTGgctaagaaagaaaacaaacgtaTGAAACTGAGTTTGCTGTTAATATAAAAGCAGCTCAGAATCCCAAACAGAAAATTGTACACACAATCTATTGGCATGATAACATCATTCAGTCCTAAATAATGCCACTCagtcttttaaatgtattttcaatAGTAGTAATTTTCTTAAAGGAAAAACCCAAATGTCACAAAGAAATTGTGCCCCCTCCTTTAATAAATAAGGAGCGCTGGTACAATATGCTTTCAGATGACCGTGTGGCTCCTCAGACTGAATAATTGAAAAGAGTTTCTCGTTTATATCACCACTGAACATTAAATGTAATGGAAATGCATTAGCTGAATTATGTGTTGCATTTTCCCTGAGTCAGTGGAACAGCGTGATAGCGACACACTGCTTCAGTCAGTTTTCCACCACAAGACCTATGAAAGCAAGCACTTTGCTAaaaaagtgtgtatgtgtgtgagagagagtgagagctaTTAGACCTATGaatcatacaaaaaaaatacgGAGGTGGAAATTAGCATAATATTAGCCCCCCTTTAAACAAAGAAGACACATCGTAGCAGTCAGAGTAACTGGTATATGTTAGGTTGAaataaactctttttttctgcaattaTCTCTGGGGCTGTTGTAGCGATGAGACCTTTTTGTACACACTTCTCATTTATTTCTCACAAATTTACAAAACTCTGCTGTATGACAATTCATCTTCAAAGAAACAggtttttatttgcttgttgCGGCGGCGTTTtccactgaaaacaagaaaaaaaacattcctgtGTGCAGGGGATTTGTGTTCATCTAAACTAactaaaaactattttaagaAGACTTGTccagtcagtcagtctgttTTTAATATCTGCTGGATTTtcattgtttggttttgatcCAACACCCAGTCTACTGAAGGATGCCCGATGGCTTTGACTGTTTCActtcaagagaaaaaaatcatttctaatGACAGATTGAGACAGCAAGAGACATTTTAACCTCTGTGGATCACTTGACACTTTATCAAAAGACAAGAGAGTTGCTAAAGTtagatttacttttaaaatgcccTTTCATCAAGAGAACAGGGAATAAACTAAAGGATGAAAAAAATGTGCAATGTACGACAcgaaagaaaaatgctgtaacACGTGCATTAACATACTACAAGATCGGGGTGGGTGTGCCATTACCCACTGAGAGGCACTGAACAATTGCTGACATAGCATGTGAGCTTAAAATTGCTTTTATCTGGATCACAGGACTTGACGGCGATCCAAACtctgcggagcgtcatttacgtCTCTGCATGTGTGCATAAAGACGCGTGTGTGGATGTGCATGAGTTTCTGTGTAACCAGGTCGCCGTGAACATGTGCGGCCCTGATAAGCCAGGAAATATCCATCCAGCTAAGATGCAGGCTCTCTTCCAAACATCATCGGTTACAGAACACAGTGGCCTCATTATCACATCTAATAGAAGGGGCTCTGATATTACTTTACACTGCTACAAAGTGCATGCATGTGACTCTACAACCCAAGGCACACACCCAACAGGCAACCGTGAAGACCTGATTACTGATTACTGCTATCCCAAAGGACCGCCTGGTCTGTTGGCTATCTGAGTGTGCATGATTAGTGCCCATGACACTAAAAAGGCTTGTCATCATTACTACAGTGCATGTCTTTAATTCTGAAGCCGACTTTGAAAATGCAGATGCAGCAGAAAGTACTGCAGGACTTGACAAGAGCAAGAGCAGTTCTACCAGCTTTCTGTAGCAAAAAAGGGCCACAGAACTGTTAGTCTCATTTAGCATAATTATTCCAATGCATTTGCACATCTTTGCACTGATGATGTTATAATAATCTTCTGGGAACCTTTAAAATTTACAAAGAGGACCACACAAAATTGCTGGTCTGTGAAAGAGCGCTGTGATTTCTCCAATGATGAATAGAGATCATAAGATTGTCCATGATTAAAAGCGGAGTGATAAACAGTATAATTTCCTCTGCTTACTGAACAGATTTAATGAGACTGATAACTCGAGTAGAGCTAAATACACTCATATTTTATTACCAAGTATCCCCAAGCAtagagtggtaaaggaatcgcACAATATTTGCAGCAGAAAACACACAACTTAAGCAAAATTCAGGGAACAGTTTGAAAACACTTTAGATCTCAACTGGGAAAAATATCATGCTGGATACTTATACTGATATGGACTGGGTAATGTGTCAGGAATGAAAAAATACCACGTCATTTGATGGATATTAAATTTGTCGGCCTGCAGAGTGCTGaattcaaagtgaaaaaagattCAGCAGGCTAGGCCATTTTGCCTGGTTTGTATGCCCCCCACATGCTTGTATGCATGCCTGGCAACAATGAAAACATAATTTCCCAGAGGTGTTCAAATGGATTTAGTTCAGGCAGGTGTGGGCCAGGGACTAATGGTATTCATTTCTTCAACATCCAGGAAAAGTTGCACTCTTGACACAAGAGGCCGGGCCCTGTTGTGGATCATGATGCAGCACTGTATGCTCTGTCAGTAAGTCCAAGGACCACATCCTGATACCTGGCAGTCAGTGTGCCATTCTCTAGCCTGTAGAGGTCTGTGACCAACAAAATGTTATAAGCAGCATAATATTCTCCATGGCTTCTCCAGACCTTTTCAGGCCTGTCATGTGTTCACAGGGAGAACCTAAtatgtgaaaagcacagggtcCCAGTGGTAGACCTGCCAGTTCCAGTAGTGCTAGCCAGTAGGTGCAGGGTCCATAGAGGATGTCGGGCCCTCAGGCGACAGGTGAAGTTTGGTCCTGGATGGTTttgtcagagacattcacaccagagGGCCACTGAAggtcttttttttagtattctGACAGATCTCCAGCCTCTCTCCTAaaatctcctccatgctcttgagactgtgTTGGGAGACAAACCTTCTGGCAGTAGCACgtattgatgtgccatcctggaggagctggaTTGCCTGTGCAACATCTGTAGGTGTCGCCTCATGCTACCAGCAGTGACACTGACACTAGATATGAGAATGCTAACCACTGTACCACTCTTCCTTCGTTGACGTTAAAGTGTGGCTCTTCTGGCTTATTTAGAAAGCATTGTTTCCAGTTTCATGAGAGCATTTACAAGAGGATCTACAGAGAACAAGGCATGGCCCAAAAATATGATGTTCATTCTGCAAAAAAATATCAGTTTTCGTTATAGCCTCTATAGATTAGCTCTGGCGAGGTGTCTGGTAGAGTTAGATGCGAAATGTTGAAAGCCTGCACTCCACAAAACTACTGCTCGGTGTGGACGTGTCACATGTACTCACCAACTACAAATAAACatgtgaaaatgtaaactaacacTCCGCTTTACCTTGCACTCATGCAAGGAATGTCAGTTGCCTACTCGACTCTCACATCTTTCTGCTTCTCGTGCTATGCCAAGAGAGTCTCTTCCTACTGCCCCTGTGACTGCTGGGTAATATGCAGATCAGATGAAGGGGAAAACTATGATTGGACAT
Coding sequences within:
- the LOC113023684 gene encoding protein Dok-7-like isoform X5 produces the protein MTDTVVAEGQVKFRDGKKWKTRWVVLRKPSPVADCLSLLVYKKKGKEKGSGHKERLNVTLEGICGVEPGLGYDGVSYTLSILCLAHMLVLGFNNRDTLLAWDARIRYSLGEVHRFSVNVEPGTKLESGPASLHLCNNLLVLTRGLPPVVVGHWKLSALRRYGAVPNGFVFEGGTRCGYWAGVFFLSCSEGEQISFLFDCIVRGINPSRAPHGLQPDLPADPSADPASAEERINLEASVLEKRLSMLSQCSLASSTASSYSCSTSVAGDDHSSISSSSSSQSDASYGSRLPVWAEPLGRLHLSSETASSSSTLKALASSDDRLYSAVVGGSRSHPSSTHIHPRGLHDSGRQSSLDSGIGIATGSHSSYSGSYSSCTGSLDMASGGVGEEFGSVASLPPAPSFPSSPPSAPPPTPPSSPFQPMLIPEGNTASCSCSSRSASRTSRRHSEEYRIPSLLRLWYDTPRSLLRAQPQKKPWSHGAQSELSKDNKSSGDGGDGQGQGGVMAQCQVMMQRSHSWGSERAPSVDSEGRATPRPLLVPGGLFNAEKQTDSSPLMHLTPSADSQDSPLCIREERHDSSDISDISSKLASLKKLLPSLLLHAPPPPPVPPSMHRPTSACGMFRFSHEAPPPASQDCGPCSNSSTNYVNIPVSPLLYKTRELLYTELELQKPSSAPGSSPHSAERGNSVQLCRLQEGSIRYAHLDITAMETAQRVGAEHVQAREDRLTQLESRRQGPPN
- the LOC113023684 gene encoding protein Dok-7-like isoform X6; its protein translation is MTDTVVAEGQVKFRDGKKWKTRWVVLRKPSPVADCLSLLVYKKKGKEKGSGHKERLNVTLEGICGVEPGLGYDGVSYTLSILCLAHMLVLGFNNRDTLLAWDARIRYSLGEVHRFSVNVEPGTKLESGPASLHLCNNLLVLTRGLPPVVVGHWKLSALRRYGAVPNGFVFEGGTRCGYWAGVFFLSCSEGEQISFLFDCIVRGINPSRAPHGLQPDLPADPSADPASAEERINLEASVLEKRLSMLSQCSLASSTASSYSCSTSVAGDDHSSISSSSSSQSDASYGSRLPVWAEPLGRLHLSSETASSSSTLKALASSDDRLYSAVVGGSRSHPSSTHIHPRGLHDSGRQSSLDSGIGIATGSHSSYSGSYSSCTGSLDMASGGVGEEFGSVASLPPAPSFPSSPPSAPPPTPPSSPFQPMLIPEGNTASCSCSSRSASRTSRRHSEEYRIPSLLRLWYDTPRSLLRAQPQKKPWSHGAQSELSKDNKSSGDGGDGQGQGGVMAQCQVMMQRSHSWGSERAPSVDSEGRATPRPLLVPGGLFNAEKQTDSSPLMHLTPSADSQDSPLCIREERHDSSDISDISSKLASLKKLLPSLLLHAPPPPPVPPSMHRPTSACGMFRFSHEAPPPASQDCGPCSNSSTNYVNIPVSPLLYKTRELLYTELELQKPSSAPGSSPHSAEREEGSIRYAHLDITAMETAQRVGAEHVQAREDRLTQLESRRQGPPN
- the LOC113023684 gene encoding protein Dok-7-like isoform X4; amino-acid sequence: MTDTVVAEGQVKFRDGKKWKTRWVVLRKPSPVADCLSLLVYKKKGKEKGSGHKERLNVTLEGICGVEPGLGYDGVSYTLSILCLAHMLVLGFNNRDTLLAWDARIRYSLGEVHRFSVNVEPGTKLESGPASLHLCNNLLVLTRGLPPVVVGHWKLSALRRYGAVPNGFVFEGGTRCGYWAGVFFLSCSEGEQISFLFDCIVRGINPSRAPHGLQPDLPADPSADPASAEERINLEASVLEKRLSMLSQCSLASSTASSYSCSTSVAGDDHSSISSSSSSQSDASYGSRLPVWAEPLGRLHLSSETASSSSTLKALASSDDRLYSAVVGGSRSHPSSTHIHPRGLHDSGRQSSLDSGIGIATGSHSSYSGSYSSCTGSLDMASGGVGEEFGSVASLPPAPSFPSSPPSAPPPTPPSSPFQPMLIPEGNTASCSCSSRSASRTSRRHSEEYRIPSLLRLWYDTPRSLLRAQPQKKPWSHGAQSELSKDNKSSGDGGDGQGQGGVMAQCQVMMQRSHSWGSERAPSVDSEGRATPRPLLVPGGLFNAEKQTDSSPLMHRTPSADSQDSPLCIREERHDSSDISDISSKLASLKKLLPSLLLHAPPPPPVPPSMHRPTSACGMFRFSHEAPPPASQDCGPCSNSSTNYVNIPVSPLLYKTRELLYTELELQKPSSAPGSSPHSAERGNSVQLCRLQEGSIRYAHLDITAMETAQRVGAEHVQAREDRLTQLESRRQGPPN